In the Paramormyrops kingsleyae isolate MSU_618 chromosome 6, PKINGS_0.4, whole genome shotgun sequence genome, one interval contains:
- the edem1 gene encoding ER degradation-enhancing alpha-mannosidase-like protein 1 isoform X1 codes for MQWRSIVVGLLLLRLVFNFVIWLAFGLGPSWGFNFPINFNFNLHKIELFKEKERDDSRTNSWLNQLRDDIDGYHRTCSKDNEHPHKKSYLSFFQNGKDEYAKKYSSFPDKLKAEMRGMAKEMFYFGYDNYMKYAFPDDELNPIDCQGRGPDVLNPSNVNINDVLGNYSLTLIDTLDTLLVLGNVSEFHRAVKLVIDTVSFDKDSTVQVFEANIRILGSLISAHILLTDSKQPFGNVGLKDYDNELLHLAHDLAVRLLPAFENTSTGIPYPRVNLKNGVPPDSINETCTAGAGSLLVEFGILSRLVGDSTFEWVARRAVKALWSLRSNETGLLGNVVNIQTGQWVGKQSGLGAGMDSFYEYLLKSYILFGEKEDYKMFKAAYESIQNHLRRGREACNEGEGDPPLYVNVNMFSGQIMNTWIDSLQAFFPGLQVLSGDVENAICLHAFYYAIWKRFGALPERYNWQLQAPDVLFYPLRPELVESTYLLYQATKNPFYLHVGMDILQSIEKYTKVRCGYATLHHVVDKSKEDRMESFFLSETCKYLYLLFDEDNPLHKSENKYIFTTEGHVVPIDERFREKQWKEGVLTDQDATNVPPSNTSNVRSVPDSERDWNCDRIPDERRYALPLKSVYMKQIDQMVGLL; via the exons ATGCAATGGAGGTCAATAGTAGTTGGTCTTCTCCTCTTGAGACTGGTTTTCAATTTTGTCATATGGCTTGCATTTGGACTGGGACCTAGCTGGGGATTCAACTTCCCCataaatttcaatttcaatttacaTAAAATTGAGCTTTTCAAAGAGAAAGAAAGGGACGACTCGAGGACGAATTCGTGGTTAAATCAGTTACGTGACGATATAGACGGATATCACAGGACGTGCTCTAAGGATAATGAACATCCCCACAAGAAATCATATCTGAGCTTCTTTCAGAATGGAAAAGACGAATATGCGAAGAAGTACAGCTCCTTCCCCGACAAACTGAAGGCGGAGATGCGGGGAATGGCCAAAGAAATGTTCTACTTCGGATACGACAACTACATGAAATATGCTTTTCCTGATGATGAGCTTAACCCTATAGACTGTCAAGGGAGGGGACCAGACGTCCTTAACCC GTCAAACGTCAATATCAATGATGTTTTGGGGAACTATTCTCTGACCCTCATCGACACACTTGATACACTCTTG gtGCTGGGGAATGTGTCAGAGTTTCACAGAGCTGTAAAGCTAGTGATTGACACAGTGTCTTTCGATAAGGATTCTACTGTACAAGTGTTTGAGGCCAACATTAG GATCCTTGGAAGCCTGATATCCGCTCACATCCTTCTCACTGATTCCAAGCAGCCTTTCGGCAATGTGGGCCTCAAGGACTACGACAATGAGCTCCTGCACCTGGCGCACGACCTTGCCGTCCGGCTGCTGCCCGCTTTCGAGAACACAAGCACGGGCATCCCCTACCCCAGG GTAAATCTTAAGAATGGCGTCCCCCCTGACAGCATCAATGAGACGTGCACAGCGGGCGCCGGTTCCCTTTTGGTGGAGTTTGGAATCTTGAGCCGCCTCGTCGGCGACTCAACGTTCGAGTGGGTGGCCAGGCGGGCTGTCAAGGCACTGTGGAGTCTGAGGAGCAATGAGACTGGTCTGCTGG GAAATGTAGTTAACATCCAGACAGGCCAGTGGGTGGGTAAGCAGAGTGGTCTGGGTGCTGGAATGGACtcattttatgaatatttactGAAGTCCTACATCCTCTTTGGGGAGAAAGAAGACTACAAGATGTTCAAAGCTGCCTATGAGAGCATTCAGAATCACCTCAGAAGAGG GCGGGAAGCCTGTAACGAAGGGGAAGGTGACCCTCCACTCTATGTTAATGTAAATATGTTCAGCGGGCAGATAATGAACACTTGGATCGATTCCTTGCAGGCCTTCTTTCCCGGGCTTCAG GTGCTCAGTGGGGATGTGGAGAATGCGATCTGCCTGCACGCTTTTTACTATGCCATTTGGAAGCGATTTGGGGCTCTTCCTGAGAGGTATAACTGGCAGCTGCAGGCTCCAGATGTTCTTTTTTACCCCCTGCGACCTGAGCTGGTGGAGTCCACATATCTGCTTTACCAG GCTACCAAGAATCCTTTTTATTTACATGTGGGAATGGATATCCTTCAAAGCATTGAGAAATATACCAAAGTCAG GTGTGGCTATGCTACCCTTCATCATGTGGTGGACAAGTCCAAAGAGGACCGCATGGAAAGCTTTTTCCTCAGTGAGACCTGTAAATACCTTTACCTG CTGTTTGATGAGGACAACCCCTTACACAAATCTGAGAATAAATACATCTTTACCACAGAGGGTCATGTGGTTCCCATAGACGAGCGCTTCCGGGAGAAACAGTGGAAGGAAGGCGTGCTTACGGATCAGGATGCAACCAACGTGCCTCCCAGCAACACCAGCAATGTAAGATCAGTGCCAGACAGTGAAAGGGACTGGAAT TGCGACCGGATTCCCGACGAACGCCGGTATGCGCTGCCCTTGAAAAGTGTTTACATGAAGCAGATTGATCAGATGGTGGGACTCCTGTGA
- the gnat1 gene encoding guanine nucleotide-binding protein G(t) subunit alpha-1: MGAGASAEEKHSRELEKKLKEDADKDARTVKLLLLGAGESGKSTIVKQMKIIHQDGYSLEECLEFIVIIYSNTLQSIMAIVKAMSTLSIGYGDPAQQDDARKLMHLADTIEEGTMPKELSEIIIRLWKDSGIQACFERASEYQLNDSAGYYLNDLERLVQPGYVPTEQDVLRSRVKTTGIIETQFSFKDLNFRMFDVGGQRSERKKWIHCFEGVTCIIFIAALSAYDMVLVEDEEVNRMHESLHLFNSICNHRYFATTSIVLFLNKKDVFIEKIKKAHLSMCFPDYDGPNTYEDAGNYIKLQFLDLNMRRDVKEIYSHMTCATDTENVKFVFDAVTDIIIKENLKDCGLF, translated from the exons ATGGGAGCTGGGGCGAGTGCAGAGGAGAAGCACTCCAGGGAACTGGAGAAGAAGCTGAAGGAGGATGCGGACAAGGATGCCAGGACTGTCAAGCTGCTTCTGCTGG GGGCTGGTGAATCTGGTAAAAGCACAATTGTCAAACAAATGAA AATTATCCACCAGGATGGTTATTCACTGGAAGAGTGCTTGGAGTTCATTGTCATCATCTACAGCAACACTCTGCAGTCCATCATGGCCATTGTGAAGGCGATGAGCACTCTCAGCATCGGCTATGGAGACCCTGCCCAACAG GATGATGCCAGGAAGTTGATGCATCTAGCAGACACCATCGAGGAAGGTACCATGCCAAAGGAGCTGTCAGAGATCATCATACGTCTCTGGAAAGATTCTGGTATCCAGGCCTGCTTTGAAAGAGCCTCGGAGTATCAGCTGAACGACTCTGCTGGATA TTACCTCAATGACTTGGAGAGACTGGTACAGCCTGGGTATGTACCTACTGAACAGGATGTGCTGCGATCAAGAGTTAAGACCACTGGTATCATCGAAACTCAGTTCTCCTTCAAGGATCTCAACTTCAG GATGTTTGATGTCGGAGGTCAGCGCTCTGAGAGAAAAAAGTGGATCCACTGCTTCGAAGGTGTGACATGCATCATCTTTATTGCTGCCCTGAGCGCCTATGACATGGTGCTGGTGGAAGACGAGGAAGTG AACCGAATGCATGAGAGTCTGCATCTGTTCAACAGCATCTGCAATCACCGTTACTTCGCCACCACCTCCATTGTACTCTTCCTTAACAAGAAGGATGTCTTCATTGAGAAGATCAAGAAGGCCCATCTCAGCATGTGCTTCCCTGATTATGATG GTCCCAACACCTATGAGGATGCAGGCAACTACATCAAATTGCAGTTTCTGGACCTCAACATGAGACGAGATGTTAAAGAGATCTACTCCCACATGACCTGcgccacagacacagagaacgTCAAgtttgtgtttgatgctgtcACTGACATTATCATCAAGGAAAACCTCAAGGACTGTGGTCTCTTCTAA
- the edem1 gene encoding ER degradation-enhancing alpha-mannosidase-like protein 1 isoform X2, with protein MQWRSIVVGLLLLRLVFNFVIWLAFGLGPSWGFNFPINFNFNLHKIELFKEKERDDSRTNSWLNQLRDDIDGYHRTCSKDNEHPHKKSYLSFFQNGKDEYAKKYSSFPDKLKAEMRGMAKEMFYFGYDNYMKYAFPDDELNPIDCQGRGPDVLNPSNVNINDVLGNYSLTLIDTLDTLLVLGNVSEFHRAVKLVIDTVSFDKDSTVQVFEANIRILGSLISAHILLTDSKQPFGNVGLKDYDNELLHLAHDLAVRLLPAFENTSTGIPYPRVNLKNGVPPDSINETCTAGAGSLLVEFGILSRLVGDSTFEWVARRAVKALWSLRSNETGLLGNVVNIQTGQWVGKQSGLGAGMDSFYEYLLKSYILFGEKEDYKMFKAAYESIQNHLRRGREACNEGEGDPPLYVNVNMFSGQIMNTWIDSLQAFFPGLQVLSGDVENAICLHAFYYAIWKRFGALPERYNWQLQAPDVLFYPLRPELVESTYLLYQATKNPFYLHVGMDILQSIEKYTKVRCGYATLHHVVDKSKEDRMESFFLSETCKYLYLLFDEDNPLHKSENKYIFTTEGHVVPIDERFREKQWKEGVLTDQDATNVPPSNTSNCDRIPDERRYALPLKSVYMKQIDQMVGLL; from the exons ATGCAATGGAGGTCAATAGTAGTTGGTCTTCTCCTCTTGAGACTGGTTTTCAATTTTGTCATATGGCTTGCATTTGGACTGGGACCTAGCTGGGGATTCAACTTCCCCataaatttcaatttcaatttacaTAAAATTGAGCTTTTCAAAGAGAAAGAAAGGGACGACTCGAGGACGAATTCGTGGTTAAATCAGTTACGTGACGATATAGACGGATATCACAGGACGTGCTCTAAGGATAATGAACATCCCCACAAGAAATCATATCTGAGCTTCTTTCAGAATGGAAAAGACGAATATGCGAAGAAGTACAGCTCCTTCCCCGACAAACTGAAGGCGGAGATGCGGGGAATGGCCAAAGAAATGTTCTACTTCGGATACGACAACTACATGAAATATGCTTTTCCTGATGATGAGCTTAACCCTATAGACTGTCAAGGGAGGGGACCAGACGTCCTTAACCC GTCAAACGTCAATATCAATGATGTTTTGGGGAACTATTCTCTGACCCTCATCGACACACTTGATACACTCTTG gtGCTGGGGAATGTGTCAGAGTTTCACAGAGCTGTAAAGCTAGTGATTGACACAGTGTCTTTCGATAAGGATTCTACTGTACAAGTGTTTGAGGCCAACATTAG GATCCTTGGAAGCCTGATATCCGCTCACATCCTTCTCACTGATTCCAAGCAGCCTTTCGGCAATGTGGGCCTCAAGGACTACGACAATGAGCTCCTGCACCTGGCGCACGACCTTGCCGTCCGGCTGCTGCCCGCTTTCGAGAACACAAGCACGGGCATCCCCTACCCCAGG GTAAATCTTAAGAATGGCGTCCCCCCTGACAGCATCAATGAGACGTGCACAGCGGGCGCCGGTTCCCTTTTGGTGGAGTTTGGAATCTTGAGCCGCCTCGTCGGCGACTCAACGTTCGAGTGGGTGGCCAGGCGGGCTGTCAAGGCACTGTGGAGTCTGAGGAGCAATGAGACTGGTCTGCTGG GAAATGTAGTTAACATCCAGACAGGCCAGTGGGTGGGTAAGCAGAGTGGTCTGGGTGCTGGAATGGACtcattttatgaatatttactGAAGTCCTACATCCTCTTTGGGGAGAAAGAAGACTACAAGATGTTCAAAGCTGCCTATGAGAGCATTCAGAATCACCTCAGAAGAGG GCGGGAAGCCTGTAACGAAGGGGAAGGTGACCCTCCACTCTATGTTAATGTAAATATGTTCAGCGGGCAGATAATGAACACTTGGATCGATTCCTTGCAGGCCTTCTTTCCCGGGCTTCAG GTGCTCAGTGGGGATGTGGAGAATGCGATCTGCCTGCACGCTTTTTACTATGCCATTTGGAAGCGATTTGGGGCTCTTCCTGAGAGGTATAACTGGCAGCTGCAGGCTCCAGATGTTCTTTTTTACCCCCTGCGACCTGAGCTGGTGGAGTCCACATATCTGCTTTACCAG GCTACCAAGAATCCTTTTTATTTACATGTGGGAATGGATATCCTTCAAAGCATTGAGAAATATACCAAAGTCAG GTGTGGCTATGCTACCCTTCATCATGTGGTGGACAAGTCCAAAGAGGACCGCATGGAAAGCTTTTTCCTCAGTGAGACCTGTAAATACCTTTACCTG CTGTTTGATGAGGACAACCCCTTACACAAATCTGAGAATAAATACATCTTTACCACAGAGGGTCATGTGGTTCCCATAGACGAGCGCTTCCGGGAGAAACAGTGGAAGGAAGGCGTGCTTACGGATCAGGATGCAACCAACGTGCCTCCCAGCAACACCAGCAAT TGCGACCGGATTCCCGACGAACGCCGGTATGCGCTGCCCTTGAAAAGTGTTTACATGAAGCAGATTGATCAGATGGTGGGACTCCTGTGA